The sequence TCGGCGTAGCCGCCTGCGGCGAGCCGCAGCCGGACAGCACGCGAAAGGGGCGCCTCCCGGTGGGGGCGCCCCCTTCGCGCGTTCAGGACTTAGATGTGCGCCAATCGGCCAAGTGTTCTAGATCCCCTGGTGTGGGGGCATCTCTCTTGATCAACTTCTTCTCAGAAATTCTTCCACGGAGGGACGAGAGAATGAAGAAGCGTACGCTCGGCGTTCTGGCTGCCACTTTTGTGGCGGCTGCACTGCCCATGGTGGCAGCTTCACCGGCATCGGCTTCGTCGGCTGACTGCCAGGTCTACCTGCGCAACCTGGGCCACACGGTGGGTCCGAAGGTGGAAGCGGCGTGCAACCTCGCCGCCACCTGGGATGTCCATGGACTGAATCGCCTTACCTGTTATCTGGCCTTGATGGACCTTGGGGTGAGGACCGACTACGCCTCCACGGCGTGCTACCAACTGGCCTGAGGGTGCCGGACCGGTCGGTGCATGCGCTCGGCGCCGACCGCTGTCCTGATCAGAGCTTGACGCGGGCGGTGTTGTAGAGCTTCGCGGCGAGGTCTGCGGCCTGCTCCTGGGTGTAGCCCGGCTTGCCCGCCAGGATGGACGCCAGGTCCGAGGCGCTGACCATGCCCAGGGTGCTGTAGTCACCCCAGACACAGAAGGGGAGCGTGGCCTCCTTGGGGCCCTTGGTGCTCGTGTCCTTGGCAGTGAACTTGATGTCCTGGCACTTCATGACGGCGCCCTTGAAGTTGGCCGGCTTCATCGGCTTGGGGCTGCCCAGGAGCTGCACGTCGGACTTGCCGTCCTTGGCGACCTCCATCTGGGCCTTGGCGAAGTAGCCGTCCACCGCCTTCTCCGGGTCGGTGACCTCGCCGTAGACGCCGGAGAAGCTGATGCCCTTGGCGCTCAGCGGGTTCTTCGGGTCGCCGGCGACGTAGTTCATGCCCACCTGGGTCGGGTTCTTGACCCCTGCCGCCTCGACCTCCTTTTTGTCCTTGTCGGTGAAGGCCGGCTCGTCGTACTTCGGGTCCTTCTTGAAGTCGTCGACCGACTCCGGGGCGACCAGCTTGTAGCCCTTGGTGGCGGCCGAGACGTCGCCGTCGGCGCCGCCGCCCAGGAAGTACCAGCCGCCGCCCGCGATCAGGGCGACCGCGACCACCGAGGACAGCACGATCAGGCCCGTCTTGGACTTCCTCGGGGGCTGCTGCGGGGGCATGCCGCCGTACGGGGGCTGCTGCTGGTAGCCGTACTGCGGGGGCTGCTGGGGGTAGCCCTGCTGGGGGACGCCCGGCTGCTGGGGGTAGCCGTAGCCCGGCTGCTGCGGGGCGGGCTGCCCGTACGGTCCCGGCTGGCCGTACGGCCCCGGCTGCTGCGGCGGGGGCTGCTGCCCGTACGGTCCCGGCTGCTGCGGCTGCTGACCGTACGGCCCTGGCTGGTTGTAGCTCATCCCGCGTCCCCCAATTGAGGTTGCTTATACGTTCCACACATCCTGACGGAAGCCGGAGGCGGGCAGGGCGCCGGGTCCCCCGGATTACTGGTTTCATGACTGGACTGTTACGGCTCTAAACTGTGGCCCGTGACCGAGAACACGCAGACAACCAGTGCCCCCAACTCCGAACTGCCGACCCAGTACGCGCCGGCCGAGGTAGAGGGGAAGCTCTACGAGCGCTGGGTAGAGCGTGGGTACTTCACGGCCGACCCCGCGAGTGAGAAGCCCGCGTACACCATCGTCATTCCGCCGCCGAACGTCACCGGGTCCCTGCACCTGGGCCACGCCTTCCAGCACACGCTCATGGACGCCCTGACCCGCCGCAAGCGGATGCAGGGCTTCGAGTCGCTGTGGCTGCCCGGCATGGACCACGCCGGCATCGCCACCCAGAACAAGGTCGAGCAGCAGCTCGCCGAGGAGGGCAAGTCCCGCCACGACCTGGGCCGCGAGGAGTTCGTCGAGCGCGTCTGGCAGTGGAAGGAAGAGTACGGCGGCAAGATCCTCGGCCAGATGCGCCGCCTCGGAGACGGCGTCGACTGGTCGCGCGAGCGGTTCACCATGGACGAGGGGCTGTCCAAGGCCGTCCAGACGATCTTCAAGAAGCTCTTCGACGACGGGCTGATCTACCGCGCCGAGCGCATCATCAACTGGTGCCCCCGCTGCCTGACGGCCATCTCCGACATCGAGGTGGAGTACCAGGAGGACGCGGGCGAGCTCGTCTCCATCAAGTACGGGGAGGGCGAGGACACCCTCGTCGTCGCCACCACCCGCGCCGAGACGATGCTCGGTGACACGGCCATCGCCGTCCACCCGGACGACGAGCGCTACAAGCACCTGGTCGGCAAGCTCATCAAGTTGCCGCTCACCGACCGTTCCATCCCGGTCGTCGCGGACACGCACGTCGACCCCGAGTTCGGCACCGGCTGCGTCAAGGTGACCCCGGCGCACGACCCGAACGACTTCGCCATCGGGCAGCGCCACGGCCTGCCCAATATGACGATCATGGACGAGCACGGTGTCATCACCGTCCACGGCCCCTTCCTCGGCCTGGACCGCTACGAGGCGCGTTCCGCGGTCGTCGGCGCCCTGCGCCAGCAGGGCCGCATCGTCGCCGAGAAGCGCCCGTACATGCACTCCGTCGGGCACTGCTCGCGCTGCTCCACCACCGTCGAGCCCCGCCTGTCCCTCCAGTGGTGGGTCAAGGTCGAGACCCTCGCCAAGGCCGCCGGTGACGCGGTCCGCGACGGCCGGGTCGCGATCCACCCGCAGGAGATGGAGAAGCGCTACTTCGACTGGGTCGACAACCTCAACGACTGGTGCATCTCGCGCCAGCTGTGGTGGGGCCACCGCATCCCGGTCTGGTACGGCCCGGACGGCGAGGTCGTCTGCGTCGGCCCGGACGACGAGGCGCCGACGGGGGAGGGCTGGGTCCAGGACACGGACGTCCTCGACACCTGGTTCTCGTCCGGCCTGTGGCCGTTCTCCACCCTCGGCTGGCCGGAGAAGACCCCGGACCTGGCGAAGTTCTACTCCACCGACGTCCTGGTCACCGGCCACGACATCATCTTCTTCTGGGTCGCCCGGATGATGATGTTCGGCCTGTACGCCATGGACGGCGAGCCCCCCTTCAAGACGATCGCGCTGACCGGCCTGGTCCGCGACGAGCGCGGCAAGAAGATGTCGAAGTCCTTCGGCAACGTCGTCGACCCGCTGGACTGGATGGACAAGTACGGCTCCGACGCCGTCCGCTTCACCCTGGCCAAGGGCGCCAACCCCGGCACCGACGTCCCGATCGGCGAGGACTGGGTCCAGGCCTCCAGCAAGTTCGCCAACAAGATCTGGAACGCCACGCGCTTCGCGCTGATGAACGGCGCCACGATCGAGGGCGACCTGCCGCCGGCCGAGCAGATGTCGGCGACCGACCGCTGGATCCTGTCCCGGCTGAACAAGACCGTCGCGCAGGTGGACGCGTACTACGACGACTTCCAGTTCGCCAAGCTCAGCGAGGCGCTCTACCACTTCGCGTGGGACGAGGTCTTCGACTGGTACGTCGAGCTCTCGAAGACGACCTTCTTCGCGGGCGGCGAGCAGGCCAAGGTCTCCGGCCGGGTGCTGGGCGAGGTCATCGACGTCATGCTGCGGCTGCTGCACCCGGTGGTCCCGTTCGTCACCGAGACCCTGTGGACCACGCTGACCGGGCGCGAGTCCCTCGTGATCGCCGAATGGCCCAAGGCTGTGTCCGTTCCTGGGGCTGACGCCCCGGGCGGGTTCCGCGACGAGGCCGCCGAGGCCGAGGTCGGGAGCGTCCAGGCGGTCGTCACCGAGGTCCGCCGGTTCCGCAAGGAGCAGGGTCTCCAGGACGGCCAGAAGGTCCCGGCCCGCCTGGACCTGGCCGGTACGCCGCTGGCCGCGCACGAGGCCGCCATCCGGCAGCTGCTGCGCCTCCAGCCGGAGGGCGAGGGCTTCAGCGCCACCGCCACCCTGCCGGTGGCCGGCGCCACGGTCGCGCTCGACCTGTCGGGCACCATCGACGTGGCCGCCGAGCGCAAGCGCCTCTCCAAGGATCTCGTGGCCGCGGAGAAGGAGAAGCAGCAGGCCGAGGCGAAGCTCGGGAACGAGGCGTTCATCGCCAAGGCCCCCGACAACGTCGTGGACAAGATCAAGGGCCGTCTTGCCAAGGCCGAGGCGGACATCGCCCGGATCCAGGCCCAGCTGGATGCGCTGCCGGCCGCGTAGCGAGCCCGTGGCGAACAGGTAAGGCGCCACGTAAGGCACCACGTAAGGCGAAGGCCCCCGCACCGTCGGTCGATGCGGGGGCCTTCGCCGTATGTCTTCCCCGCGCGGGGGCCGGCGTCACGGCAGGCGGTCGCCGGACTCCGTCCGGACCAGCGCGGCTGGCAACGGAGTGCCTCATATCACTCTTTGTCCGGTGTTGACTGATCCGATCGCGGGCACCGACCACGGATGATGGGGAGCATGCTCGTCAAGCCCCTCGCCTCGGCGCTCCACTGGGCCACGGCCTCCGGCCGCCGGCTCAGCGAGGGCTGGGCCGGCTCACCACGGGCGCTCGACGTGCTCACGGCTCTCGGCTGCCTCGGTCTCATGGCCCTCGACCTGCCCGGGCTGGCCGCCGCGGACAACTCGCTCAACGGCCCCGCCGCCGCGGTCGTGCTCGCCCTCGGGTGCAGCACCCTGCTGGTGCGGCGGCGCATGCCGTGGATCTCGTACCTCGCCGCGCTGCTCTTCCTCGGCTGGCTGCACGAGCTCACGCTGGTCCAGTTCGCGCTGTACTCCGTCGGCCGCTACCGCGGGCGCCGGGCCGGGATCCTGGCCACCGTCGGCTACGTCGCCTTCGCGCTGGTCCTGTTCTGCGTACCGGGCTGGTCCGAGTCCCGCGTCGAGACGCTCAGCGGGTTCCTCAGCGTCATCGTGCCCATCGGGGTGCTCGCCGCGGCCGTCGGCATCGCCGCGTACCGGCACGACCTGGTGGGCGAGCTCAACGCCCGGCGGGCGGAGTCCGCCGTGCTGCAAGCCGTCCAGCAGGAACGCACCTCGGTCGCCCGCGATGTCCACGACTTCGTCGGGCGGGAGCTGACCCTGCTGACGGTGCGCTCCGAGGTGCTGTCGATGCGTACGCGCGAGACGGCGTACGCGAAGGACTTCGAGGAGCTGGCCGACACCGCGCGGCGGGCACATCTGGTGCTCAACGAGATCATCGTGCAGCGCGGGGAGCGGGACTCCACCCCCGGGGTGGACGGGCTGCCGGCGCTCGCGGAGGAGAGCGGCCGGGCCGGTTCGCCGGTGCGGCTCGCCCTGGACGCGGACGCGCACGGGCTGTCGCCGCTGCGGCAGGCGGCCGTCTACCGGGTGGTTCAGGAGTGCCTGACCAACGCGGCCAAGCACGCGTCCGGGGAGACCGTCGAGGTGTCGATCGCGGCGGACGGGCCGCGGCTGCGGATCACCGTCAGCAACGCCCTGCCCGCCCGGACCCCGGGCCGCGCCCCCGTCTCGTCGGGCAGTGGCACGGCCAGCATGTCGGAGCGCGTCCGCAGCCTGGGCGGAACCCTGACGGCGCGGCGCACGGAGGACTCGTACGAGGTCGTCGCGACGCTGCCGCTTCGTTAGGGCTCCTTCGCCTCCGGGGCGCCTGTTGCCGGCTCGGCGCGCCCCTTCGGCTCACTCGCCCCGCAGGGCGTGGCTCAGGCCTTCGCGGGGGTCAGGAGGCTGTTCAGGGTGTCGAGGTCCTCGACGCACTGGCCGGAGCCCAGGGCCACGCACTCCAGCGGGTTGTCCGCGACGAACACCGGGATGCCGGTCGCCGAGGCCATCCGCAGGTCCAGGCCGGGGAGCAGCGCGCCGCCGCCGGTCAGCATGATGCCGTGCTCCATGACGTCGCCGGACAGCTCCGGCGGGCACTCCTCCAGGGTGGCGCGGACCGCGGCGATGACCGCCTCGACCGGCTCGTCCAGCGCGGCGCGCACGTCCTGGGCGCTCAGGGCCAGCGTTTTCGGCATGCCACCGACCTTCTCGCGGCCGCGCACGGTGTGCGTACGGGTCTCCAGTTCCGGCCGGTCCGGTACCGGCCAGGCGGAGCCGATGGCGACCTTGACGTCCTCCGCGGTGCGCTCTCCGATCAGCAGCGCGTGTTCCTTGCGTACGTAGTCCGTGATCGCAGCGTCCAGCCGGTCCCCGCCGACCCGCAGCGAGCGGGAGGTGACGATGCCGCCCAGCGAGATGACGGCCACCTCGGAGGTGCCGCCGCCGATGTCCACGACCATCGAGCCGCGCGGCTCGGCGACCGGCAGTCCGGCGCCGATCGCGGCCGCCATCGGCTCCTCGATCAGGTGCACGGACTTGGCCCCGGCCCGGGTGGAGGCGTGGACGATGGCCCGCCGTTCGACCGGGGTGACGCCCGACGGCACGCAGATCACCATCCGGGTGCGGGGCCGGCGGCCGGGGACCGCCTTGCGCACGAAGTGCCGGATCATCTCCTCGGCGGCCTCGTAGTCGCAGATCACGCCGTCCTTCAGGGGGCGGATGGCGGTGATGGAGCCGGGGGTGCGGCCGATGGTCTCCTTGGCCTCGGCGCCGACGGCCAGCGCGGTGGTCGTGCCCGCTTTGACGGCGACCACGGACGGCTCATTGAGGACGATTCCGTGGCCACGTGCGTAGACGAGGGTGTTGGCGGTTCCCAGGTCTATCCCTATGTCGCGGCTGGAAGCTGTCTTGTTGGTGCTGGCCTGCGGCATTTGGTCCCCTATCTCCTGCCCGCAAGGTTTGCATAACGATCTGGTCGCCTCCGCCGTCGAAGGTCCCGAAACGGCCGGGCCGAAAGTCCTGCGGGTCCCCGTCCGTAGACTGGTCCCGTGAGTGAGCAGCAGCCCGAGAGCCACGATGGCGACTTCGCCGCATCCGACGAGTTCGACCAGATCGTGGCGGAAGAGTCCGACCGCGACCCCGACCTGGCGGTGATCGAGGCCGGCAGCCGCACCCTGCGCGCCCAGGCCGGACCGCCCCAGGGCGACCCGGTACCCGCCCGGCCCCTCGATCCGGAGGTGGCGAAGGCGCTGCTGGAGGTGGAGCAGGAGCTCGCCACCCGCTGGGGCGAGACCAAGCTGGAGCCGTCGGTGACGCGCATCGCGGCGCTGATGGACGTGCTGGGCGAGCCGCAGCGCGCGTACCCGTCCATCCACGTCACGGGCACCAACGGCAAGACCAGTACGGCCCGCATGATCGAGGCCCTGCTGAACGGCTTCGAGCTGCGCACCGGCCGCTACACCAGCCCGCACGTGCAGTCGGTCACCGAGCGGATCAGCCTGGACGGGGCGCCGATCAGCGCCGAGCGGTTCGTGGA comes from Streptomyces sp. NBC_01408 and encodes:
- a CDS encoding valine--tRNA ligase — translated: MTENTQTTSAPNSELPTQYAPAEVEGKLYERWVERGYFTADPASEKPAYTIVIPPPNVTGSLHLGHAFQHTLMDALTRRKRMQGFESLWLPGMDHAGIATQNKVEQQLAEEGKSRHDLGREEFVERVWQWKEEYGGKILGQMRRLGDGVDWSRERFTMDEGLSKAVQTIFKKLFDDGLIYRAERIINWCPRCLTAISDIEVEYQEDAGELVSIKYGEGEDTLVVATTRAETMLGDTAIAVHPDDERYKHLVGKLIKLPLTDRSIPVVADTHVDPEFGTGCVKVTPAHDPNDFAIGQRHGLPNMTIMDEHGVITVHGPFLGLDRYEARSAVVGALRQQGRIVAEKRPYMHSVGHCSRCSTTVEPRLSLQWWVKVETLAKAAGDAVRDGRVAIHPQEMEKRYFDWVDNLNDWCISRQLWWGHRIPVWYGPDGEVVCVGPDDEAPTGEGWVQDTDVLDTWFSSGLWPFSTLGWPEKTPDLAKFYSTDVLVTGHDIIFFWVARMMMFGLYAMDGEPPFKTIALTGLVRDERGKKMSKSFGNVVDPLDWMDKYGSDAVRFTLAKGANPGTDVPIGEDWVQASSKFANKIWNATRFALMNGATIEGDLPPAEQMSATDRWILSRLNKTVAQVDAYYDDFQFAKLSEALYHFAWDEVFDWYVELSKTTFFAGGEQAKVSGRVLGEVIDVMLRLLHPVVPFVTETLWTTLTGRESLVIAEWPKAVSVPGADAPGGFRDEAAEAEVGSVQAVVTEVRRFRKEQGLQDGQKVPARLDLAGTPLAAHEAAIRQLLRLQPEGEGFSATATLPVAGATVALDLSGTIDVAAERKRLSKDLVAAEKEKQQAEAKLGNEAFIAKAPDNVVDKIKGRLAKAEADIARIQAQLDALPAA
- a CDS encoding sensor histidine kinase; the protein is MLVKPLASALHWATASGRRLSEGWAGSPRALDVLTALGCLGLMALDLPGLAAADNSLNGPAAAVVLALGCSTLLVRRRMPWISYLAALLFLGWLHELTLVQFALYSVGRYRGRRAGILATVGYVAFALVLFCVPGWSESRVETLSGFLSVIVPIGVLAAAVGIAAYRHDLVGELNARRAESAVLQAVQQERTSVARDVHDFVGRELTLLTVRSEVLSMRTRETAYAKDFEELADTARRAHLVLNEIIVQRGERDSTPGVDGLPALAEESGRAGSPVRLALDADAHGLSPLRQAAVYRVVQECLTNAAKHASGETVEVSIAADGPRLRITVSNALPARTPGRAPVSSGSGTASMSERVRSLGGTLTARRTEDSYEVVATLPLR
- a CDS encoding rod shape-determining protein produces the protein MPQASTNKTASSRDIGIDLGTANTLVYARGHGIVLNEPSVVAVKAGTTTALAVGAEAKETIGRTPGSITAIRPLKDGVICDYEAAEEMIRHFVRKAVPGRRPRTRMVICVPSGVTPVERRAIVHASTRAGAKSVHLIEEPMAAAIGAGLPVAEPRGSMVVDIGGGTSEVAVISLGGIVTSRSLRVGGDRLDAAITDYVRKEHALLIGERTAEDVKVAIGSAWPVPDRPELETRTHTVRGREKVGGMPKTLALSAQDVRAALDEPVEAVIAAVRATLEECPPELSGDVMEHGIMLTGGGALLPGLDLRMASATGIPVFVADNPLECVALGSGQCVEDLDTLNSLLTPAKA